One window from the genome of Comamonas sp. lk encodes:
- a CDS encoding enoyl-CoA hydratase: MNSALIARREGAVLILSNNNPSARNALSREFYLAVMEGLSEAARNPEIAAVVLTGEGGHFCAGGDLRQLAKRRELPVQERRERLEDLNHMIRAIRDCPRPVIAAVEGAAAGAGLSLAMACDMLVAANNAVFSVAYVKVGLTPDGGATAFLSEFVSRQVLTELCLTGERVSGERMHQLGCVNRLTQAGEALAAAIALAQTLSAGPAHAMARIKSLCHSAQHQSLAEQLEQEAEYMVEAQGSEESREGIGAFLEKRPADFAKLRR; encoded by the coding sequence GTGAATTCTGCACTTATCGCCCGCCGTGAAGGCGCGGTTCTCATTCTTTCCAACAACAATCCATCGGCGCGCAATGCGCTTTCGCGGGAGTTTTACCTGGCCGTGATGGAAGGGCTGAGCGAAGCGGCTCGCAACCCCGAGATTGCCGCCGTGGTGCTGACCGGCGAAGGCGGGCATTTTTGTGCCGGCGGCGATTTGCGCCAGCTGGCCAAGCGCCGCGAACTGCCGGTTCAGGAGCGCCGCGAGCGGCTGGAGGATCTCAACCACATGATCCGCGCCATACGCGATTGCCCCAGGCCCGTGATTGCGGCGGTCGAGGGGGCGGCCGCCGGTGCGGGCCTGTCGCTGGCCATGGCTTGCGACATGCTGGTGGCGGCGAACAATGCGGTGTTTTCCGTGGCCTATGTGAAAGTGGGCCTGACGCCCGATGGCGGTGCCACGGCTTTTCTTTCCGAGTTCGTCTCGCGCCAGGTGTTGACTGAGCTGTGTCTGACGGGCGAGCGCGTCAGCGGCGAGCGCATGCACCAGCTGGGCTGCGTGAACCGTCTGACCCAAGCCGGCGAGGCGCTGGCGGCGGCGATAGCGCTGGCCCAGACCTTGTCCGCCGGCCCGGCCCATGCCATGGCCAGAATCAAGAGCCTGTGCCACTCGGCCCAGCACCAGTCGCTGGCTGAGCAGCTGGAGCAGGAAGCCGAGTACATGGTCGAAGCCCAGGGCAGCGAGGAATCGCGCGAAGGCATAGGCGCTTTTCTGGAAAAGCGCCCGGCAGACTTTGCCAAACTGCGCCGCTAG
- the htpX gene encoding protease HtpX — translation MKRIALFLLTNIAVVAVLGIVASLLGVNRFLTANGLNLGALLGFAFIMGFGGAIISLLISKPMAKWTSGVHVINEPRSADEAWIVNTVRGFAEKAGIGMPEVGIYEGEPNAFATGAFKNSALVAVSTGLLEGMTREEVEAVIGHEVAHIANGDMVTMTLIQGVMNTFVVFLSRVIGYAVDSFLRKNDENSSGPGIGYYVTTIVLDILLGFVAAMIVAWFSRQREFRADAGAAQLMGNRQPMMNALARLGGMHPGELPKSVAAMGIAGGIGKLFSTHPPIEERIAALQNAR, via the coding sequence ATGAAACGTATTGCCTTATTTCTTTTGACCAATATCGCCGTGGTGGCGGTGCTGGGCATTGTCGCCAGCTTGCTGGGCGTCAATCGCTTTCTGACTGCCAACGGCCTCAATCTGGGCGCCCTGCTGGGTTTTGCCTTCATCATGGGCTTTGGCGGTGCCATTATTTCGCTGCTGATCTCCAAGCCCATGGCCAAGTGGACCTCGGGCGTGCACGTCATCAACGAGCCACGCAGCGCCGATGAGGCCTGGATCGTCAACACCGTGCGCGGCTTTGCTGAAAAAGCCGGGATCGGCATGCCCGAAGTCGGCATCTACGAAGGCGAACCCAATGCCTTTGCTACCGGTGCTTTCAAGAACTCGGCCCTGGTGGCGGTATCTACCGGTTTGCTCGAAGGCATGACCCGCGAGGAAGTCGAGGCCGTGATCGGTCACGAAGTGGCCCACATCGCCAACGGCGACATGGTGACCATGACGCTGATCCAGGGCGTGATGAACACGTTTGTGGTGTTTCTGTCGCGTGTCATCGGCTATGCGGTGGACAGCTTTCTGCGCAAGAACGACGAAAACAGCTCCGGCCCCGGCATTGGCTACTACGTGACCACCATCGTGCTGGACATTCTGCTGGGCTTTGTGGCCGCCATGATCGTGGCCTGGTTCTCGCGTCAGCGTGAATTCCGTGCCGACGCCGGCGCTGCCCAGCTCATGGGCAACCGCCAGCCCATGATGAACGCGCTGGCCCGCCTGGGTGGCATGCATCCGGGTGAGCTGCCCAAGAGCGTGGCGGCCATGGGCATTGCCGGCGGTATCGGCAAGCTGTTTTCGACTCACCCTCCGATCGAAGAACGCATTGCAGCTCTGCAAAATGCCCGCTGA
- a CDS encoding DUF3025 domain-containing protein, translating to MDSLIDWSAPWLATLRHWGQQADVLLRSGSSVHQALQQVAEAKGVLQGWRFVAQDQLPAAQAYEAFIREQRCIPTRDNLHDFFNGLIWLHWPQLKQHLNALQAAAIAAQGVGQHRGPLRDAITVLDENGALLLAPPLLCEALRERRWQDLFVRHRALWQQARLLPIGHALLEKLISPRKPITAHVICLPSDAVGPGADHDGWLASSDWLEACNLSRKPYLPLPVLGIPGWCSENQNFSFYDDSLVFRAPRTVQTA from the coding sequence GTGGATAGTTTGATTGACTGGAGTGCCCCCTGGCTGGCCACGCTGCGCCACTGGGGCCAGCAAGCCGACGTGTTGCTGCGCTCCGGCAGCAGCGTGCACCAGGCCTTGCAGCAGGTGGCCGAGGCCAAGGGCGTGCTCCAGGGCTGGCGGTTTGTGGCCCAGGATCAATTGCCTGCAGCCCAGGCCTATGAGGCCTTCATCCGCGAGCAGCGCTGCATTCCCACCCGCGACAATTTGCATGATTTTTTCAACGGCCTGATCTGGTTGCACTGGCCCCAGCTCAAACAGCATCTGAACGCCCTGCAGGCGGCAGCGATTGCCGCCCAGGGCGTGGGTCAGCACCGGGGGCCGCTGCGCGATGCCATCACCGTGCTCGACGAAAACGGTGCCCTGCTGCTGGCGCCGCCGCTGTTGTGCGAGGCCTTGCGCGAGCGGCGCTGGCAGGATTTGTTTGTGCGCCATCGCGCGTTGTGGCAACAGGCCAGGTTGCTGCCCATAGGCCATGCTTTGCTGGAGAAGCTGATCAGCCCGCGCAAGCCTATTACTGCCCATGTGATTTGCCTGCCCTCCGATGCTGTGGGGCCTGGGGCCGATCACGACGGCTGGCTGGCGAGCAGTGACTGGCTTGAGGCTTGCAATCTGAGCCGCAAACCCTATCTGCCATTACCGGTATTGGGAATCCCGGGCTGGTGCTCAGAAAACCAGAACTTTTCCTTCTATGATGACTCTTTAGTATTCCGAGCCCCGCGTACCGTACAAACAGCATAA
- a CDS encoding YXWGXW repeat-containing protein, with product MQSVFRIRPPRLLPAVALAAACAALTGCVVAPAYPAYGGDYVSGDVYAPMAPPPLRAEVIPIAPSPAYVWIGGSWGYGGGRYNWNPGRWAMPPRPGYGWHGGGWTHGPRGWQGGGGHWGRR from the coding sequence ATGCAATCCGTTTTCCGAATCCGCCCACCCCGCCTGCTGCCTGCTGTGGCGCTGGCAGCAGCCTGTGCCGCATTGACCGGCTGCGTGGTGGCACCCGCCTATCCTGCCTATGGAGGCGACTATGTCAGCGGCGATGTCTATGCACCCATGGCTCCGCCTCCTTTGCGCGCCGAGGTGATCCCGATCGCGCCTTCGCCCGCCTATGTGTGGATTGGCGGCTCCTGGGGTTATGGTGGCGGCCGCTATAACTGGAATCCCGGTCGCTGGGCCATGCCGCCACGCCCCGGCTACGGCTGGCATGGCGGCGGCTGGACCCACGGTCCCCGTGGCTGGCAGGGCGGCGGCGGTCATTGGGGTCGCCGTTAA
- a CDS encoding FAD-dependent protein yields MIRIAELKLPLSAVEYHPENFTEFQPLDKLTALAARQLGVAESAIAAVHVHKRSFDARKSELLAVYIVDITLADAAQEAAVLEQFAEHPHVNPTPDMAWKPVGQAPAEMEQRPVVVGFGPCGIFAALVLAQMGFKPIVLERGKEVRQRTKDTWNLWRKRELSPESNVQFGEGGAGTFSDGKLYSQIKDPRHLGRKVMTEFVAHGAPTEILYAAHPHIGTFKLVKVVEGIREEIIRLGGEIRFEQRVTDVEIDASGAERQLVALQVLNQADGESYRLPTRHAVMALGHSSRDTFAMFYERGVAMEAKPFSVGFRIEHPQSVIDRARWGRHAGHPLLGAADYKLVHHAKNGRAVYSFCMCPGGTVVAATSEPERVVTNGMSQYSRAERNANAGMVCAISPEDFPHDAQSFAWAFDGKTYGVEDLPQGQFHPLSGIVFQRQLESKAYVLGGRDYSAPGQLVGDFVAGKESAQLGSVEPSYKPGIHLTDLHQALPGYAIEAMREALPAFGKKIRGYDMADAVLTGVETRTSSPVKIGRGADFQSDNTRGLYPAGEGASYAGGILSAGVDGIKVGEAVACDILGLVVPSSGARGSGGAA; encoded by the coding sequence ATGATCCGCATCGCAGAACTCAAACTCCCTCTCTCGGCAGTGGAATACCACCCCGAGAACTTCACCGAATTCCAGCCCCTGGACAAGCTGACGGCGCTGGCCGCCAGACAGCTGGGCGTGGCCGAGAGCGCCATCGCCGCCGTCCATGTGCACAAGCGCAGCTTCGATGCCCGCAAGAGCGAGCTGCTGGCGGTCTATATCGTCGACATCACGCTGGCGGACGCGGCCCAGGAAGCAGCTGTGCTGGAGCAGTTTGCCGAGCATCCCCATGTCAACCCCACGCCCGATATGGCATGGAAGCCTGTGGGCCAGGCCCCTGCCGAGATGGAGCAGCGCCCGGTGGTGGTGGGCTTTGGCCCCTGCGGGATTTTTGCAGCGCTGGTGCTGGCACAAATGGGCTTCAAGCCCATCGTGCTGGAGCGGGGCAAGGAAGTGCGCCAGCGCACCAAGGACACCTGGAATCTGTGGCGCAAGCGCGAGCTCTCGCCCGAATCCAACGTACAGTTTGGCGAAGGCGGTGCCGGCACCTTCTCCGACGGCAAGCTCTACAGCCAGATAAAGGACCCGCGCCATCTGGGCCGCAAGGTCATGACGGAGTTCGTGGCCCATGGCGCGCCCACCGAGATTCTCTATGCCGCCCATCCCCACATCGGCACCTTCAAGCTGGTCAAGGTGGTGGAAGGCATCCGCGAGGAAATCATCCGCCTGGGCGGCGAAATCCGCTTCGAGCAGCGCGTCACCGATGTGGAGATTGATGCCTCGGGCGCAGAGCGCCAGCTGGTCGCGCTGCAAGTGCTCAACCAGGCCGACGGCGAGAGCTACCGCCTGCCCACCCGCCATGCCGTGATGGCGCTTGGCCATAGCTCGCGCGATACCTTTGCCATGTTCTACGAGCGCGGCGTGGCCATGGAAGCCAAGCCCTTCTCGGTGGGCTTCCGTATCGAGCATCCGCAAAGCGTGATCGACCGCGCCCGCTGGGGCCGCCATGCAGGCCATCCGCTGCTGGGCGCTGCCGATTACAAGCTGGTGCACCATGCCAAGAACGGCCGCGCCGTCTACAGCTTTTGCATGTGCCCGGGCGGCACGGTGGTAGCAGCCACCAGCGAGCCCGAGCGCGTGGTCACCAACGGCATGAGCCAGTATTCGCGTGCCGAGCGCAATGCCAATGCCGGCATGGTCTGCGCCATCAGCCCCGAAGATTTCCCTCACGATGCCCAGAGCTTTGCCTGGGCCTTCGACGGCAAGACCTATGGCGTGGAAGACCTGCCCCAGGGCCAGTTCCACCCGCTGTCGGGTATTGTTTTCCAGCGCCAGCTCGAATCCAAGGCCTATGTGCTGGGCGGGCGCGATTACAGCGCTCCGGGCCAGCTGGTGGGCGACTTTGTGGCCGGCAAGGAGTCGGCACAGCTGGGCAGTGTGGAGCCGTCTTACAAGCCCGGCATCCATCTGACCGATCTGCACCAGGCTCTGCCCGGCTATGCCATTGAAGCCATGCGCGAAGCCTTGCCCGCCTTCGGCAAGAAGATTCGCGGCTACGACATGGCAGACGCCGTGCTGACCGGCGTGGAAACACGCACCTCCTCGCCCGTCAAGATCGGCCGGGGTGCGGACTTCCAGAGCGACAACACGCGCGGCCTCTATCCCGCCGGTGAAGGCGCCAGCTATGCGGGCGGCATTCTGTCGGCCGGCGTGGACGGCATCAAGGTTGGCGAGGCCGTGGCCTGCGACATCTTGGGTCTGGTCGTGCCATCCTCAGGCGCACGCGGCTCAGGCGGCGCTGCCTGA
- the pyrC gene encoding dihydroorotase, with the protein MTQTLTITRPDDWHLHVRDGEAMRSVVPHTAAQFARAIIMPNLKPPVTTAEQALEYKERILAAVPQGMSFEPLMTLYLTDNLPPEEIVRAKAAGVVACKLYPAGATTNSDHGVTDLRKIYPTLAAMQREGLLLLVHGEVTSSDIDLFDREAAFIDQHLIPLRRDFPELKIVFEHITTREAAQYVSEADRFVAATITPQHLLFNRNAIFTGGIRPHFYCLPVLKRETHRLALVEAAVSGSSKFFLGTDSAPHAAHLKEHATGCAGCYSAHAAIEMYTEAFDKAGALDKLEAFASFNGPDFYSLPRNSDKITLRREDWTPPDSFAFGEAQLKPLRAGEVLPWKLV; encoded by the coding sequence ATGACCCAGACCCTCACGATCACCCGTCCCGATGACTGGCATCTGCATGTACGCGATGGCGAAGCCATGCGCTCCGTAGTGCCCCATACGGCCGCCCAGTTTGCGCGCGCCATCATCATGCCCAACCTGAAGCCCCCGGTCACCACGGCTGAGCAGGCACTGGAATACAAGGAGCGCATTCTGGCTGCGGTGCCTCAGGGCATGTCGTTCGAGCCTTTGATGACGCTCTACCTCACCGACAATCTGCCGCCCGAAGAGATCGTGCGCGCCAAGGCTGCCGGCGTCGTGGCCTGCAAGCTCTACCCCGCCGGTGCCACCACCAACAGCGATCATGGCGTGACCGATCTGCGCAAAATCTACCCCACCTTGGCCGCCATGCAGCGCGAAGGCCTGCTGCTGCTGGTGCACGGTGAAGTGACCAGCAGCGATATCGACCTGTTCGACCGCGAAGCGGCTTTCATTGACCAGCACCTGATTCCTCTGCGCCGTGATTTCCCCGAGCTGAAGATCGTTTTCGAACACATCACCACCCGCGAAGCCGCGCAGTATGTGAGCGAGGCAGACCGCTTTGTGGCCGCCACCATCACGCCCCAGCATCTGCTGTTCAACCGCAACGCCATCTTCACCGGCGGCATTCGCCCTCACTTCTACTGCCTGCCGGTGTTGAAGCGCGAAACCCACCGCCTGGCGCTGGTGGAAGCGGCCGTCAGCGGCTCCAGCAAATTCTTCCTGGGCACGGACAGCGCTCCGCATGCCGCGCATCTGAAGGAGCACGCCACCGGCTGCGCCGGCTGCTACAGCGCCCACGCTGCCATCGAGATGTATACCGAGGCCTTTGACAAGGCCGGTGCCCTGGACAAGCTGGAAGCCTTTGCCAGCTTCAACGGCCCTGACTTCTACAGCCTGCCGCGCAACAGCGACAAGATCACCTTGCGTCGCGAGGACTGGACGCCGCCTGACAGCTTTGCCTTTGGCGAAGCCCAGCTCAAGCCCCTGCGCGCAGGCGAGGTGCTGCCCTGGAAGCTGGTGTAA
- a CDS encoding amino acid ABC transporter permease produces MSWDWQVFCQDTITQEVGQSCFGKNGDITYLDWMMSAWGWTVSVSLLSLLIALIIGAVIGTLRTLPDRPWIVRLGNAWVELFRNIPLLVQVFIWYHVIPSIFPAMKALPGFVLVVFAIGFFTSARIAEQVRSGIQALPRGQRHAGMAVGFTTFQTYRYVLLPMAFRIIVPPLTSEAMNVFKNSSVAFAVSVTELTMFAMQAQEETARGVEVYLAVTVLYMISAFAVNRIMAFIEKRSRVPGLIAASGGGH; encoded by the coding sequence ATGAGTTGGGATTGGCAGGTGTTCTGTCAAGACACCATTACCCAAGAGGTCGGGCAGAGCTGTTTTGGTAAAAACGGCGACATCACCTACTTGGACTGGATGATGTCTGCCTGGGGTTGGACAGTGTCGGTGTCGCTGCTGTCGCTGTTGATTGCCTTGATCATTGGTGCGGTCATCGGTACCTTGCGTACCCTGCCTGACCGGCCGTGGATTGTTCGCCTGGGCAATGCTTGGGTCGAGCTGTTCCGAAATATTCCTTTGCTGGTCCAGGTCTTCATCTGGTATCACGTGATTCCGTCGATCTTCCCGGCCATGAAGGCGCTGCCAGGCTTTGTGCTGGTGGTGTTCGCCATTGGGTTTTTCACGTCGGCGCGTATTGCCGAGCAGGTGCGTTCGGGCATTCAGGCCTTGCCACGTGGCCAGCGCCATGCCGGTATGGCTGTGGGCTTCACCACCTTCCAGACTTACCGCTATGTGCTGCTGCCCATGGCATTTCGCATCATCGTGCCGCCGCTGACCAGCGAGGCCATGAACGTGTTCAAGAACTCGTCCGTGGCGTTTGCCGTGTCCGTGACCGAGCTGACCATGTTTGCCATGCAGGCACAGGAAGAAACTGCGCGTGGCGTGGAGGTGTATCTGGCCGTGACGGTGCTCTACATGATCTCCGCTTTTGCAGTCAACCGCATCATGGCTTTTATCGAAAAGCGTTCGCGCGTTCCCGGCCTGATCGCCGCCAGCGGTGGAGGTCACTGA
- a CDS encoding NYN domain-containing protein, producing MAQAQSQPRIALLIDADNAPAEKIDEILTELSTFGVIDIRRAYGNWTKHGLIGWQNKLLEYALRPMQQFDYSKHKNATDMAMTVDAMELLYTEQPDAFGIVSSDADFTPLVMHLRSKGAAVYGFGAAQTPKPFVNACSRFLYLEALGEEAVIAPGADAAGAETAKAESAQAKPVAAVEQPATFTGSAASMAADGCLRIPSSQLRQDSSLMSLLRSAVNAVQDEDGWAKVGAVGTQIGNKASFDARNYGYATLSKLLSATQAFELRDEGTSRVAVRDKRAAKQGRSGN from the coding sequence ATGGCCCAAGCCCAGAGTCAGCCCCGGATTGCCCTGTTGATTGATGCCGACAATGCGCCGGCCGAAAAAATCGACGAAATCCTCACCGAACTCTCCACCTTTGGCGTCATTGACATCCGCCGCGCCTATGGCAACTGGACCAAGCATGGGCTGATAGGCTGGCAGAACAAGCTGCTGGAATATGCGCTGCGGCCCATGCAGCAGTTTGACTATTCCAAGCACAAGAACGCCACCGACATGGCGATGACGGTGGATGCCATGGAGCTGCTCTATACCGAGCAGCCCGATGCCTTCGGCATTGTTTCCTCCGATGCGGATTTCACGCCCCTGGTCATGCATTTGCGTTCCAAGGGCGCTGCCGTCTACGGCTTCGGTGCGGCGCAGACACCCAAGCCGTTTGTGAATGCCTGCTCGCGCTTTCTGTACCTGGAAGCGCTGGGCGAGGAAGCCGTGATTGCTCCCGGAGCCGATGCCGCAGGGGCAGAGACCGCCAAGGCGGAATCCGCCCAGGCCAAGCCGGTGGCGGCGGTGGAGCAGCCGGCCACCTTCACCGGTTCGGCGGCCAGCATGGCGGCCGACGGCTGCCTGCGCATACCGAGTTCGCAATTGCGACAGGACAGCAGCCTGATGAGCCTGCTGCGCTCCGCTGTCAACGCGGTGCAGGATGAGGACGGCTGGGCCAAGGTCGGTGCCGTGGGCACGCAAATCGGCAACAAGGCCTCGTTTGATGCGCGCAACTATGGCTATGCCACGCTGAGCAAGTTGCTGAGTGCGACCCAGGCTTTCGAGCTGCGCGATGAAGGCACTTCGCGGGTGGCGGTGCGTGATAAGCGTGCGGCCAAGCAGGGACGCTCCGGCAATTGA
- a CDS encoding amino acid ABC transporter permease, producing MNLNLDWSFFSWDLYSNFVLKGLYFSLFLTAVATLGGIFFGTLLALMRLSGKQWLVLPATIYVNGMRSVPLVMVILWFFLLMPMLIGRPIGAETSAIITFIAFEAAYFSEIMRAGIQSIPRGQVFAGQAMGMTYGQNMRLVVLPQAFRNMLPVLLTQTIILFQDTSLVYAIGAYDMLKGFEIAGKNYGRPIESYLAAALTYFVICYALSWFVKRLHKKIAIIR from the coding sequence ATGAATCTCAACCTCGACTGGTCTTTCTTCTCCTGGGACTTGTACAGCAACTTCGTTCTGAAGGGTCTGTATTTCAGTCTGTTCCTGACCGCAGTGGCCACGCTGGGCGGCATCTTCTTCGGCACCTTGCTGGCGCTGATGCGTCTGTCGGGCAAGCAGTGGCTGGTTCTGCCGGCCACCATCTATGTCAACGGCATGCGTTCCGTGCCGCTGGTGATGGTGATTCTGTGGTTCTTCCTGCTGATGCCCATGCTGATCGGCAGACCGATTGGTGCGGAGACCTCGGCCATCATCACCTTCATTGCCTTCGAGGCGGCCTACTTCTCTGAAATCATGCGGGCGGGCATTCAGTCCATTCCGCGTGGCCAGGTGTTTGCAGGCCAGGCTATGGGCATGACTTATGGCCAGAACATGCGTCTGGTGGTGCTGCCCCAGGCTTTCCGTAACATGCTGCCGGTGCTGCTGACCCAGACCATCATCCTGTTTCAGGATACCTCGCTGGTCTACGCCATTGGTGCTTACGACATGCTCAAGGGCTTTGAAATCGCGGGCAAGAACTATGGCCGCCCCATCGAGTCCTACCTGGCTGCAGCACTGACCTATTTTGTGATCTGCTATGCGCTGTCTTGGTTCGTCAAGCGCCTGCATAAGAAGATTGCCATTATTCGATGA
- a CDS encoding ornithine cyclodeaminase, translating into MPAPQSLSRTPLRTDFLSASDAARLVAHVGITQVLQLMTDAVEADYGRWNDFDKSARTAAHSASGVIELMPVADAHDYAFKYVNGHPGNPRCGLPTVMAFGALADVATGMPRFVSELTLTTALRTAATSAMAARRLARPNSRCMALIGNGSQSEFQALAFMAMLGVRELRLFDIDSAASHKLVRNLQAFLPQFAATAHIAASVQEAVQGADIVTTATADKTRATIVPDHLVQAGMHINAVGGDCPGKTEFDAALLHRAQVFVEYEPQTRMEGELQQMPADFAVTELWRVVQGLAPGRSSPQQITLFDSVGFALEDYSALRTMQLLARRAGLLSQIELVPSLSDPKDLFSAVLQAQDEARLHLMERKTA; encoded by the coding sequence ATGCCTGCCCCTCAAAGCCTGTCCCGTACGCCGCTGCGAACCGATTTTCTGAGCGCCAGCGATGCTGCCCGTCTGGTGGCCCATGTGGGCATCACGCAAGTGCTGCAGCTGATGACCGATGCCGTGGAAGCCGATTACGGGCGCTGGAATGATTTCGACAAATCCGCGCGCACGGCCGCGCACTCGGCCAGCGGCGTGATCGAGCTAATGCCCGTGGCCGACGCCCATGACTACGCCTTCAAATACGTCAACGGTCACCCCGGCAACCCCCGCTGCGGCCTGCCCACGGTAATGGCCTTCGGGGCGCTGGCCGATGTGGCTACCGGCATGCCGCGCTTCGTCAGCGAGCTGACACTGACCACGGCGCTGCGCACCGCCGCCACCTCGGCCATGGCGGCGCGCAGGCTGGCACGGCCGAACAGCCGCTGCATGGCGCTGATAGGCAATGGCTCGCAAAGCGAATTCCAGGCGCTGGCCTTCATGGCCATGCTGGGCGTGCGCGAGCTGCGCCTGTTTGATATCGACTCTGCGGCATCGCACAAGCTGGTGCGCAATCTGCAGGCTTTTTTGCCGCAGTTTGCTGCCACGGCGCACATTGCCGCCAGCGTGCAGGAGGCCGTGCAAGGTGCGGACATCGTGACCACGGCCACCGCCGACAAGACCCGCGCCACCATCGTGCCCGATCATCTGGTTCAGGCCGGCATGCACATCAATGCCGTGGGCGGTGACTGCCCCGGCAAGACGGAGTTCGATGCCGCTTTGCTGCACCGCGCACAGGTCTTTGTTGAATACGAGCCGCAGACACGCATGGAAGGCGAGCTGCAGCAAATGCCTGCCGACTTTGCCGTCACCGAGCTCTGGCGCGTCGTCCAGGGCCTGGCGCCGGGACGCAGCTCGCCGCAGCAGATCACCTTGTTCGACTCCGTGGGCTTTGCGCTCGAAGATTACTCGGCCCTGCGCACCATGCAGCTGCTGGCGCGGCGCGCAGGACTGCTGTCGCAAATCGAGCTGGTTCCCTCGCTGAGCGACCCCAAGGACTTGTTCTCCGCCGTGCTTCAGGCCCAGGATGAAGCTCGGCTACACCTCATGGAGCGAAAGACGGCATGA
- the rocF gene encoding arginase — MSMQTIAPYSPASGQTSVTLLGLPTDIGASRLGAAMGPDALRVAQLGPALQKLGVAVHDLGNLAGPANPRGERDAQGMRNLSEGLAWSRIAHDAVWQALQQKQLPILLGGDHTLAIGSISAVARHCRASGKRLRVLWLDAHSDCNTPANSPSGNLHGMPVASLCGLGPAALAALSGSTPAVPASAFCQVGLRSVDPSEKHMIRELGLEVYDMRAIDELGMREVMRRALAGLADPEGTDIHLHLSFDVDFLDPDIAPGTGTPVRGGPNYREAQLCMEMIADTGRLASLDIVELNPALDLHNQTAELVVDLVQSLFGQSILMRPGEDALTPP; from the coding sequence ATGAGCATGCAAACCATAGCCCCCTACTCGCCCGCCAGCGGCCAGACATCCGTCACGCTGCTCGGCCTGCCTACCGACATCGGCGCCTCTCGCCTGGGTGCAGCCATGGGGCCTGATGCCTTGCGTGTGGCCCAGCTCGGCCCGGCGCTGCAAAAGCTGGGCGTGGCCGTGCACGACCTGGGCAATCTGGCGGGCCCCGCCAATCCACGGGGCGAACGCGATGCCCAGGGCATGCGCAATCTGAGCGAAGGCCTGGCCTGGAGCCGGATCGCCCACGATGCGGTGTGGCAGGCACTGCAGCAAAAGCAGCTGCCCATCCTGCTCGGCGGCGACCACACGCTGGCCATAGGCTCCATCAGCGCCGTGGCCAGGCACTGCCGCGCCAGCGGCAAACGCTTGCGCGTGCTGTGGCTGGACGCGCATTCGGACTGCAACACGCCAGCCAATTCACCCAGCGGCAATCTGCACGGCATGCCCGTGGCCAGCCTCTGCGGCCTGGGGCCAGCCGCGCTGGCCGCGCTGTCGGGCAGCACACCCGCCGTGCCGGCATCGGCCTTCTGCCAGGTCGGGCTGCGCAGCGTGGACCCCAGCGAAAAACACATGATCCGCGAACTGGGCCTGGAGGTTTACGACATGCGCGCCATCGACGAGCTGGGCATGCGCGAAGTCATGCGCCGCGCGCTGGCGGGCTTGGCCGACCCCGAGGGCACAGACATTCATCTGCATCTGAGCTTTGACGTGGACTTTCTCGACCCCGATATCGCCCCCGGCACGGGCACGCCGGTGCGCGGCGGCCCCAACTACCGCGAAGCCCAGCTGTGCATGGAGATGATTGCCGACACGGGCCGGCTGGCATCGCTGGATATCGTGGAACTCAACCCGGCCCTGGACTTGCACAACCAGACCGCCGAGCTGGTGGTGGATCTGGTGCAAAGCCTGTTCGGCCAAAGCATTCTGATGCGGCCCGGCGAAGATGCACTCACCCCGCCCTGA
- a CDS encoding amino acid ABC transporter ATP-binding protein: MIELKNVSKWYGSFQVLSDCSTNINKGEVVVVCGPSGSGKSTLIKTINALEPFQKGEIFVDGTAVHDPKTDLPKLRSRVGMVFQHFELFPHLSVTENLTIAQMKVLGRSADDAKKRGLKMLDRVGLTAHKDKFPGQLSGGQQQRVAIARALSMDPIVMLFDEPTSALDPEMVGEVLDVMMGLAHEGMTMMCVTHEMGFARKVASRVIFMDVGGKILEDCSKDEFFGKPEERQPRTKEFLNKILQH, from the coding sequence ATGATTGAACTCAAGAACGTTTCCAAGTGGTACGGCAGTTTTCAGGTGCTGTCCGACTGCTCCACCAATATCAACAAAGGTGAGGTGGTGGTGGTGTGCGGGCCTTCGGGCTCGGGCAAGTCCACGCTGATCAAGACCATCAACGCGCTGGAGCCCTTCCAGAAGGGCGAGATCTTTGTGGACGGCACGGCTGTGCACGACCCCAAGACCGATTTGCCCAAGCTGCGCAGCCGCGTGGGCATGGTGTTCCAGCACTTTGAGCTGTTCCCCCATCTGTCGGTGACCGAGAACCTGACCATCGCTCAGATGAAGGTGCTGGGACGCAGTGCAGACGATGCCAAGAAGCGCGGCCTGAAGATGCTGGACCGTGTGGGCCTGACAGCCCACAAGGACAAGTTTCCCGGCCAGCTGTCTGGTGGTCAGCAGCAGCGTGTGGCCATTGCGCGCGCGCTGTCCATGGACCCTATCGTCATGCTGTTTGACGAACCCACTTCCGCGCTGGACCCCGAAATGGTGGGCGAAGTGCTGGACGTGATGATGGGCCTGGCCCACGAAGGCATGACCATGATGTGCGTGACCCATGAAATGGGTTTTGCGCGCAAGGTGGCCAGCCGCGTGATCTTCATGGACGTGGGCGGCAAGATTCTGGAAGACTGCTCCAAGGACGAGTTCTTCGGCAAGCCCGAAGAGCGTCAACCGCGGACCAAGGAATTTCTCAACAAGATTCTGCAGCACTGA